A region from the Aegilops tauschii subsp. strangulata cultivar AL8/78 chromosome 5, Aet v6.0, whole genome shotgun sequence genome encodes:
- the LOC109748605 gene encoding large ribosomal subunit protein uL2, which translates to MGRVIRAQRKGAGSVFKSHTHHRKGPARFRSLDFGERNGYLKGVVTDVIHDPGRGAPLAKVTFRHPFRYKHQKELFVAAEGMYTGQFVYCGRRATLSVGNVLPLRSVPEGGVICNVEHHVGDRGVFARASGDYAIVISHNPDNGTSRIKLPSGAKKIVPSSCRAMIGQVAGGGRTEKPMLKAGNAYHKYRVKRNSWPKVRGVAMNPVEHPHGGGNHQHIGHASTVRRDAPPGQKVGLIAARRTGRLRGQAAASAAKADKAT; encoded by the exons ATGGGTCGCGTGATCCGCGCTCAGCGTAAGGGTGCGGGCTCCGTCTTCAAGTCCCACACCCACCACCGCAAGGGCCCCGCCCGGTTCAGGTCGCTCGACTTCGGCGAGCGCAACGGGTACCTCAAGGGCGTCGTCACCGATGTCATCCACGACCCGGGGCGTGGTGCGCCGCTGGCCAAGGTGACCTTCCgccacccgttcaggtacaagcACCAGAAGGAGCTCTTCGTCGCCGCCGAGGGTATGTACACCGGCCAGTTCGTCTACTGCGGACGCCGAGCCACCCTCTCCGTCGGCAACGTCCTCCCGCTCCGCTCCGTCCCTGAGGGAGGCGTCATCTGCAACGTCGAGCACCACGTCGGCGACCGTGGTGTCTTCGCCAGGGCCTCCGGTGACTACGCCATCGTCATCAGCCACAACCCCGACAACGGCACCTCAAG GATCAAGCTCCCCTCTGGTGCCAAGAAGATTGTCCCAAGCAGCTGCCGTGCCATGATTGGTCAGGTTGCTGGTGGTGGCAGGACTGAGAAGCCAATGCTCAAGGCTGGTAACGCCTACCACAAGTACCGTGTGAAGAGGAACTCCTGGCCTAAGGTGCGTGGTGTGGCCATGAACCCTGTGGAGCATCCCCACGGAGGAGGTAACCACCAGCATATTGGTCACGCTTCCACTGTCCGCCGTGATGCACCACCTGGCCAGAAGGTTGGTCTCATTGCTGCCAGGAGGACTGGTCGTCTCAGAGGCCAGGCTGCTGCCTCTGCTGCCAAGGCCGACAAGGCCACTTAG